The DNA segment CGAGATCCTGCCGGTTAATGGCCAAATAAACGACTGTAAAAATGCTGTTTGCTCGCTAAAAGTGCCACGGGCCGCTTTCACCTGCGCCGTATCTTTGGCCGCTCGCTCCTGGGCCACGGGATCGGGTTTCATGATCTTATTACTGATGCCCTTAACGCTCTGAATATTGTATTCACGCTTAGTGACACTAAGCGGTTTGACTTCGGTTAAGCCATCAGGATAGACCAAGCGTAGTTCTTGACTCAGCTGCGCATCCCTATCAAAACCAAAGGCAAAATGGCCGTCTGGCGTCACTTTTAATGCCTCACCATTAAGACTTATCTGCGTGCCCGCCGGCGCTTTACCACGAATTAACGCGCCCTGCTCAAATTGCCCTTCAAAGCTGACCTGCGCCTGAGTCGATAAGCTAAACAGGGTTAAGAGCGACAAAACTACCGCCTTACAGTTGCGCGATGATGTATTCGGCAAGGTGTTTAACAACTTAGGTCGGGCATTAGGTAAAGCGTTTAGCATCTTCTCAAAAATCCTTATTCAAACAATAACGCCCTAAAGATTAGGGCGTTATAAAAAATCGACTGGGTTAATTGCCTTTGCTTACGATGGCGCCTTTCCCCACGCCTTCGTAGGCAATCACTGTAAATTGGCTTGAAGGCACTTTTGCCACTAAGGTGGTCGCCATATAGTCGGCCAGCAATTCAACCGTAGTATCGTGCGGGATCAAATCACAACATTCCTTGGGCATGGCCAGTTGGAAATCCCCCTGCGGCGCTTGATAGTGAAAGCCATAATGGCTGTCATCACTGATCCGCGTTTGTGGCGATAGGTTTAAGGTCTTCACTGACACTAAATCCTCCTCGCTACCGAGGTAGATATCGTGCCAACGCTTGGCCCAATATTCATCCCATTTCGGTGCCGGAATGCCGTTCTCAAACACTTGAACCGGGCTGCGATGACCATGGGCAATCCGCTGGCAATTGCCATCGTGTTTACGTAAACCATGGCTGTAATGATAGTAAGGCGAGTTCAGGATCTCATGTCTTAAGGTGAGGCTAATACCTTCGACATTATCGGGCAGAGTTTCCCGCAGTGCTTTTTGCAAAAAGGCATTAACGCTTGGAATATCAATCTGTTCCGATGGAACGAGTGCAAAGGCTTGGGAAGGACAAGCTAAGTGGATCTCACCGAGTGCGCTATCGAAATCCATCCATACCCGATCGCCTTGCTGCTGCCAACGCACGCCACTGTACGCAGTCGGCACCAATAAACGATGGTCAGCCACCGCATCAATTGTCTGTTTAATGGTTCGTTTCACTTTAGCGAAATCGAGCACCATATTTTGCTCGTCTAGACAGCCTTCTAATACCACATCGACAATCCAGCTTTCCCCCACCATGCCACGCTTTGGGCAAAGATAGGAAAAATCGATCACGGTTAAATCTTTAACAAACAGTTGCATTGACTCTCCTCGGCAGAAAAACAGTCCGCCTAAATAGGGATTGCGCCACTTAGCGATGGCCGAGCACGCTCACTTGGCCATAACCAAGCTTACCCAAACAGTAAATAAGGATTCTAATCAATTCTGCCTCGCCCCGCGACAAATGAATCCGCTGTTAGGCGCTTTTTATCTGTATGACACAACAAATGCACAAGCTGCGCGCATGAGTTAACCAATTCAATGGCTAATTGAATGGCTGAGTAAGCAAAAAGCAAAATGCTCTTACGCCACTCGCCCATCCCTTGCGCGCGGAAACATCTCGATAAGCCCGCCAAGGGTTACATCTGATCAATAGCGATGAATAGACGAGGGTAAATATTGGCTGGTTAATAGATACTCGCGATTAGCAGGTGAATTGCTAAACGAAACGCCACCCACCCTATCGAGATAATCAAACAAAAACAGCGAATTAGCTCACAAAAATCTAATCCACAACTGCGATA comes from the Shewanella mangrovisoli genome and includes:
- a CDS encoding 6-pyruvoyl trahydropterin synthase family protein gives rise to the protein MQLFVKDLTVIDFSYLCPKRGMVGESWIVDVVLEGCLDEQNMVLDFAKVKRTIKQTIDAVADHRLLVPTAYSGVRWQQQGDRVWMDFDSALGEIHLACPSQAFALVPSEQIDIPSVNAFLQKALRETLPDNVEGISLTLRHEILNSPYYHYSHGLRKHDGNCQRIAHGHRSPVQVFENGIPAPKWDEYWAKRWHDIYLGSEEDLVSVKTLNLSPQTRISDDSHYGFHYQAPQGDFQLAMPKECCDLIPHDTTVELLADYMATTLVAKVPSSQFTVIAYEGVGKGAIVSKGN
- a CDS encoding M23 family metallopeptidase — encoded protein: MLNALPNARPKLLNTLPNTSSRNCKAVVLSLLTLFSLSTQAQVSFEGQFEQGALIRGKAPAGTQISLNGEALKVTPDGHFAFGFDRDAQLSQELRLVYPDGLTEVKPLSVTKREYNIQSVKGISNKIMKPDPVAQERAAKDTAQVKAARGTFSEQTAFLQSFIWPLTGRISGVYGSQRIYNDVPGNPHFGVDVAAKTGTVVVAPADGVISLSVPDMFYSGGTMIIDHGYGVSSSFLHLSKLYVNEGETVKQGQAVAEVGATGRANGPHLDWRLNWYQMRLDPTTIVPSMATVLAAEKAQKAQKVAK